Proteins from a genomic interval of Lycium ferocissimum isolate CSIRO_LF1 chromosome 2, AGI_CSIRO_Lferr_CH_V1, whole genome shotgun sequence:
- the LOC132045949 gene encoding protein LYK2: MIVDLQFCSLFFFFFLTGSALGEDLLSCESKSPAASGYRCDRNVQPLQCGTFALFRTNSFYSSFFNLSSYLGINRYVLGEANGFSADTEFLPIDQPLIIPLDCKCVGGFFEAELTKTTIKGESFYSIAQSLEGLTTCKAIQEKNQNVTPFGLSEKILLSIPLRCACPSTEEISPQTKLLLSYPVKQGDTIAALAISFNTTAERIIDVNRRSEGGSFRPEGLSPGSTLLIPLEGKPKLSSFPKPQQPDLGYPAASIASTKIHKKKIKMRMMRVYIAVAVVAFVAIVALAAVFLFIFLKRKRDNSSKEGDMELQKLSLSVRTTIEKKVSFEESQNDLDGQIIDATPHKLLVETYTIEEIEKATEEFDSSYLIEDSVFHGRISGKNLAIKQIETCSISKIDFGLFNDAIHHHPNIIRLLGMCITEGPDSFLVFEYAKNGSLKDWLHGGLAMKNQFISSCDIFLTWNQRLRICLDVATALQFMHHIMDPAYVHRNMKSRNIFLDEEFKAKVGNFGMARCVEDDVAKGYLAPEYLEREIIAPSIDIFAFGVILLEVLSGQTPIKDEVALSQKIKAILESENADELREWIDSALGENFSFDAAVTLANLARACVEEEPSLRPNAGEIVEKLSRLVEELLEGEEQLLISESSCKPLFKAASTSTTL; encoded by the exons ATGATAGTCGATCTTCAATTctgttctttgtttttcttctttttcctaacTGGTTCTGCTCTTGGAGAGGACTTATTAAGCTGTGAATCGAAATCTCCAGCTGCTTCTGGCTATCGATGTGACCGAAATGTGCAACCGTTACAATGTGGGACATTTGCACTTTTTCGGACTAATTCATTTTACTCTTCTTTTTTCAATCTGAGCTCTTATTTGGGTATCAATCGATACGTTCTAGGAGAAGCAAATGGATTTTCTGCTGATACAGAGTTTCTTCCAATTGACCAGCCTTTAATAATTCCATTAGATTGTAAATGCGTTGGTGGTTTCTTTGAAGCAGAATTAACAAAGACAACAATCAAAGGTGAGAGCTTTTATAGCATTGCTCAATCTTTGGAAGGCTTAACAACTTGCAAAGCAATTCAGGAGAAAAATCAAAATGTTACTCCTTTTGGTCTTTCTGAGAAAATTTTGCTGTCCATTCCATTGAGATGTGCTTGTCCTTCTACGGAAGAAATTAGTCCGCAAACAAAACTTTTGCTATCATACCCTGTGAAGCAAGGCGATACAATTGCAGCCTTAGCAATCAGCTTCAATACGACTGCTGAAAGAATAATAGATGTCAATCGAAGATCAGAAGGAGGTAGTTTTAGACCTGAAGGACTTTCACCAGGTTCAACTCTTTTGATTCCACTCGAAG GTAAACCCAAACTTAGCTCATTTCCAAAACCTCAGCAGCCGGATTTGGGTTATCCGGCAGCAAGCATCGCATCaaccaaaatacataaaaagaagatcaaaatgCGGATGATGAGAGTTTATATTGCTGTCGCTGTGGTTGCCTTTGTGGCAATTGTAGCACTTGCAGCAgttttcttgtttatttttctCAAGAGGAAAAGGGATAATTCGAGTAAGGAAGGAGATATGGAACTACAAAAGTTAAGCTTAAGCGTGAGAACTACCATCGAAAAGAAAGTTTCATTCGAGGAGTCTCAAAATGATCTTGATGGTCAGATTATTGATGCCACCCCACATAAACTGTTAGTCGAGACTTACACTATTGAAGAGATAGAGAAGGCAACAGAGGAATTTGATTCCTCCTATCTTATCGAGGATTCTGTATTTCATGGCCGGATTAGTGGTAAAAATTTGGCAATCAAACAGATAGAGACTTGCAGTATCTCAAAAATAGATTTCGGGCTATTCAACGATGCAATTCATCATCACCCGAACATTATCAGGCTCTTAGGAATGTGCATTACAGAAGGTCCTGATTCATTCTTGGTGTTTGAATATGCTAAAAATGGTTCATTAAAGGACTGGCTTCATGGTGGCCTAGCAATGAAAAACCAATTCATTTCTTCCTGTGATATTTTTTTGACATGGAATCAGAGGCTACGGATCTGTTTGGATGTAGCCACTGCCTTGCAATTTATGCACCATATCATGGATCCTGCTTATGTTCACCGAAACATGAAGAGCCGGAACATTTTTCTTGATGAAGAATTCAAGGCTAAAGTTGGTAATTTTGGCATGGCTCGATGCGTTGAAGATGATGTTGCAAAAGGTTACCTGGCGCCAGAGTATCTTGAACGAGAAATCATTGCCCCGAGCATTGATATTTTTGCTTTTGGAGTAATTTTGCTTGAGGTGTTATCAGGCCAAACACCTATAAAAGATGAAGTAGCCCTCTCTCAGAAAATAAAGGCTATTTTAGAGTCAGAGAATGCAGATGAGCTAAGGGAATGGATAGACAGTGCATTGGGAGAGAATTTTTCATTTGATGCAGCAGTGACATTGGCAAATTTGGCTAGAGCATGTGTGGAGGAAGAGCCGTCATTAAGACCAAATGCTGGGGAAATCGTGGAGAAGTTATCAAGATTGGTTGAAGAATTACTGGAAGGGGAGGAGCAACTCTTAATCTCCGAAAGCTCTTGCAAACCTTTGTTCAAGGCTGCAAGCACAAGTACTACCCTGTGA
- the LOC132045957 gene encoding putative calcium-binding protein CML19 codes for MAEYKQHQRLFDRFDENKDGKISAEELQQCVHLIGKDMSYEEAKAAVELNDSDNDGLLDFEDFVRLIEDGSEEEKAHELKEAFRMYEMEGCGCITPESLNRMLARLGESRTIDECRGMICHYDIDGDGLLNFHEFEIMMRC; via the coding sequence ATGGCAGAATACAAGCAGCACCAACGCCTATTTGACCGTTTTGATGAGAACAAAGACGGAAAAATATCAGCAGAGGAACTACAACAATGTGTCCACTTGATTGGCAAAGACATGTCGTATGAGGAAGCAAAGGCTGCGGTTGAGCTTAATGATTCGGACAACGATGGCTTGTTGGATTTCGAAGATTTTGTGAGATTAATCGAAGATGGAAGCGAAGAAGAGAAGGCGCATGAGCTGAAGGAGGCATTCAGGATGTATGAGATGGAAGGATGTGGATGCATAACGCCTGAGAGTTTGAATAGAATGCTTGCTAGATTGGGAGAATCAAGAACTATTGATGAATGCAGGGGAATGATTTGTCACTATGATATTGATGGTGATGGTCTCCTCAATTTTCATGAGTTTGAGATTATGATGCGTTGTTAG
- the LOC132045973 gene encoding probable adenylate kinase 7, mitochondrial, translated as MAVLSFLGVSARPILRASSKWVRAYGSAAAAQLDYHYDCYDYEESAGSVPRRGVQWLIMGDPMTQRHVYAQWLSKLLDVPHISMGSLVRQELHPRSTLYDKIADAVNDGKLVPEELIFDLLSKRLEEGYCRGESGFILDGIPRSKFQAEILDKVVDIDLVLNLKCSDSYLSKNDRSNGIYSADLELEGGNLRSSRVMDSAWREKQHVHAEQIKPLEEYYRKQKKLLDFQVAGGPSETWQGLLTALHLQHMMSAAGSTQLTAGC; from the exons ATGGCAGTGCTGAGTTTCCTGGGAGTTTCAGCCCGACCAATTCTTCGGGCTTCAAGCAAGTGGGTTCGGGCCTACGGGTCAGCTGCTGCAGCTCAGCTTGATTATCATTATGATTGTTACGACTATGAGGAATCTGCAGGATCAGTTCCTAGGAGGGGAGTGCAGTGGCTGATCATGGGGGACCCAATGACCCAGAGACATGTGTACGCCCAATGGCTATCCAAACTTCTTGATGTCCCTCATATTTCCATGGGCTCTCTCGTTCGTCAAGAACTCCACCCTCGCTCTACTCTCTACGACAAG ATTGCGGATGCTGTGAATGATGGAAAGCTTGTTCCAGAAGAACTTATTTTTGATCTGTTATCGAAGAGGCTAGAAGAAGGTTACTGCAGGGGTGAAAGTGGGTTCATCTTGGATGGGATTCCTCGTTCAAAGTTTCAGGCT GAAATCCTTGACAAAGTTGTGGACATAGATTTAGTTCTGAATCTCAAGTGTTCTGACAGTTACCTGTCAAAGAATGATAGAAGCAACGGAATTTATTCAGCTGATTTGGAACTAGAGGGTGGTAATTTAAGGTCTTCAAGGGTCATGGATAGTGCCTGGAGAGAGAAGCAACATGTTCATGCTGAACAG ATCAAACCCTTAGAGGAATACTATAGGAAGCAGAAAAAGCTCCTCGATTTTCAAGTAGCAGGAGGACCTTCAGAAACATGGCAAGGCCTTTTGACTGCATTGCATCTTCAGCACATGATGAGCGCAGCTGGTTCTACTCAGTTGACTGCAGGATGCTGA
- the LOC132045966 gene encoding uncharacterized protein LOC132045966, which yields MEQCVARLDVAMFNAILRESADEIPSDPISDPISDADVLPIPAGKASFGAGAQLKNTIGNLSRWLTDLFDIDDGESLEDGKEADNNEKDGSKELDTSAKSFYLLNALSDLMMLPKDMLLSRTMRKELCPAFGPSLIRRVLNIFVPDEFCRDSIPEAVLEALLSEEPSEAEEDSVTNYPCTAAPVVYMPPPIASVAGMLGDGYSYSKLTRSGSSVLKKSYTSDEELELLDSPLNLIMSDDIKASQSLAKSSSMPKSSGRQRYQLLREVWIDSELTD from the exons ATGGAACAATGTGTGGCGAGATTGGATGTAGCTATGTTCAACGCCATCCTTCGAGAGTCTGCTGATGAGATTCCTTCAGATCCTATATCAGACCCGATTAGTGATGCCGATGTTCTTCCAATTCCAGCTGGAAAGGCTAGCTTTGGGGCGGGGGCACAGCTGAAAAATACG ATTGGGAATTTGTCCAGATGGCTTACTGACCTTTTCGACATTGATGATGGAGAATCACTAGAAGATGGAAAAGAGGCAGATAATAATGAAAAGGATGGGAGTAAAGAACTTGACACCTCCGCAAAGTCTTTCTACCTTCTTAATGCATTGAGTGATCTTATGATGCTTCCCAAGGATATGCTTTTAAGCAGGACAATGAGAAAAGAG CTATGTCCGGCATTTGGTCCATCGCTAATAAGAAGGGTTCTTAATATATTTGTCCCAGATGAGTTTTGCCGTGATTCAATACCTGAAGCTGTACTAGAAGCTCTTCTCTCAGAG gAACCTTCTGAGGCTGAGGAAGATTCTGTTACAAACTACCCATGCACAGCAGCTCCTGTGGTTTATATGCCACCTCCAATAGCTTCAGTAGCCGGTATGTTAGGTGATGGTTATAGCTATTCTAAGTTGACACGAAGTGGATCTTCAGTGCTCAAAAAGTCGTACACAAGTGATGAGGAGCTCGAGTTATTAGATTCACCGTTGAATCTTATCATGAGCGATGACATTAAAGCTTCACAGTCTTTAGCAAAATCTAGTTCGATGCCAAAAAGTAGTGGAAGGCAAAGGTATCAACTCCTTCGTGAGGTTTGGATTGACAGCGAGTTAACAGACTAG